ACTCCATCCAGTAATCGAGGTTCTGGGGACTGCGATTGAGCATCATCACCGATGCATCGCGCGTGACGAGCTCGAGATACTCTCGGCTCACTCCTGCGCTGCTGATCTCGATTTGCCGCGTCAGCACCGGCTGAAGCACGATTTCACGATCGCGCTCCGATGCAGCTATCAGCGAAAAGATCGTAACAATGGCAAGGCCGGCGCTCGCTAGCACGAGCATGTTGCGCTGTTTAAGTACGCGCTGCGCTTGCGCCTGGCTGAATCCCGCTTCCATTGCTTACCCCGCCATCAATCGAAGATATGAAGGCGGAACGGCCCGGATGCCCATGACACCGCTGGGGAGATACCAATAGGCCATATGCAGTAGCCATGAACCAGCACGTCCTGCTTTTGCTTTCCGAAGGACCCACCAACCCAAGATTCCGAAACAAATGCCCCAGATGATATGCTGGGCGAGGATCCCGACAAAAAAGGGTCCGGCCATCGCGACGAATTCGTCCATGGTCCAGATCCCGATCCGTTCGGGTTCGTCCAGCTTCCCGGGAATCACATAGCGATCCATAACCGCCCCGCCCCATTTGCCCGGTCACGCACTCGGGTGCGCATCCGGGGCGCCCAGATCAGATGATTGCCGTCACAGCCGAGGTGACGATCGGAACGCCCGTGCCGACGCCGATGCCGACGCCGACGGGAAGAGCGATCTGGCCCAGGCTGAAGCGGCCCGAGGCCATGCCGGCGAGGCCGAGCGCGAGCGAGATGATCGTGATGATCTTGCCGCCCGAACCTTCGAGGAACGCGGTGAATTTGTTGAACGCGGTGTCGAAGGTGGTGTCGGTGCCGGCGAAGGCCGGTCCGGCGAGCAGCACGAACGCGAGAAGTAGTACCGCCAAAAGAAGCGGCACTTTCTCGCGGGCTAACAGCCCACGGTCTTTCGTCAGTGACATGGTTTGCATGGTTCATCTCCCATCCGTGTGAACGACGCCCTGATCGGGCGCCGGTGAGATGGGGGCTACCGCGGCCTCAGTTGGTCAAGCGTCGTTCGAATGAATCTTAGTTCAAAACGAGGTTCGGGCATTTTTTCATCAATTACTCGGCATATTCCGAACGAAAACTTCGTCACTGTGCCCATGATTTTCGCGATCCGAACGAAATTTCTGCACGCGACAACAAAATTTTCGGGCACCTTGGACTCGAAGACGACGTGCGAAGATCGACATCAAAGTACCAGGCCATCGAAAGTAAATGGGAATGCCAAAAAGCCAAACTGTGACGCTTCGCTACAGGGCTAGCGAAGCATTCTGGGAAATGCAGTGTCGCGCGATATGTGAGTTATCTATACGCGAACAAAGGGCTTTCTCCCTGCCAAGCCTGCTTGCGCATATGGCTGATAAGAAGCTCAATGAACTAGGAAAGCTAGCCCCCAAGGACCTGCTCTTTTTTGCGAGCACGGACCTAGTTTGCGGCGATATCCCAATCAACATCGGGGTTGATAAATGGGTCAACGATCGTCTCAGGAGAGTCCGGTGGCGCCTCTCTGACTTGTCCGGCACGCGAGTGACCAATATCCAGCTACACCGGCTCGCATTCTACATCATCACTGGGTCATAATATTCAAACCAGAATTGAGGACTTCTCTGCTTGACATTCAAGTCCCCCGAGGCTCGCCTATACAGGAACGAATTAGTTCATATCATAGGATTTATTCATTTCTCCGGGGCGCAGAATGTCACTGTCAAATCTCTACCGCTCTCTATGTCGGGAGCAGCAATCAAGGACCGGCCTATCGATCAGGCAGGTCGCCAACACCGCTAGATTGAGCCCCGGGACAATCGATCATTTTTTGGCGCATGGTGGCACGCCCAGCTATGATCGCTTGCTGGCGATCAGTGACGCATTGCGGATTGACCGGCTCCGAGCCCAGATAGCTCTTGAGGTGTTAGGCTGCTCAGCAGCATATTACATGCCCGGAACTATCCTAGTTTCACGCTTGGTCCACCGCCTGGCCGAAGCGATTTCTCACCCCGACAATGAACCCGAGGAGGAATTGAACAGCTGGCAGACGGAAGCGATCCTCAATCAGGCCGAACAAGCGGTTTGCAAGGGTCTTGAGGCGAACAGACAAATCAAGCAGCGCTTCCTGGCTCTTGGTCGATGAAAAGGCCTCTGCTTCCGTCGACTGTATTGCTCTGCGCTCTCCAAACAGTGGCGGCAGACGCAAGGGAAGTCTCTGTCCGGCAGGCTCAGTTAATCGACTTTTCTCGGCCTCAATCACGTCTTGCTGCGATTCCCGCGGTCGAAAACGGTATGCGGGACGCCTTCGCAGACACTGCGACAGTAGTCCAACCATACCCCGCCGGTCCCCGATTGACCCTGATAGATCATCGCGGACTTTTTCGGGCGAGTCCCAAGCCCCCCACGGCGAATCTGCCGTTGCGCTCGCCAATAATTGCCTATCCCAAGGCGGCCAGCAAATGCGCATTCAGGACGTACCGGCCATCGCCGGTCCTGAGCCGGGGCGCCGATCGACGCAGGCAGCTTCTCTACCCCCTTGTCCAACGAGCCGCGTGCGAAGCAAATCTTCCGGTGGGATTGATGGACGCGCTTGTTATTCAGGAGAGTCGCTACAACCCGACTGCGATTAGCCCGAAAGGAGCGTTCGGCCTTGGACAGCTGATGCCTGGCACCGCCCGGCAACTGGGCGTCGATCGCTACAGCCTCGATGGCAACCTTCGTGGTGCTGCACGCTATCTCAGTTGGCAACTGCGGGAATTCGGACGCGTCGACCTCGCGCTAGCGGCATATAACGCTGGTCCAGGGCGAGTTCGTAGAGTGCAGCGGATTCCGCGGATCGCCGAAACTCAGAATTACGTCCGAAATATCCTCGCCAATTGGCAGGTGATTGAGTCCAATCATTTACCGCTGGGATCCGCGCAGCCATCTCGCCCGCCAATACAGGCAATTTGGTTCCGGGATTTTCGGCCTAGAGCCGGTTCTGGTGGCAGCGATTGACGGACGCGCAAGGTCCCCACCACCGTTGCGCTAGCGCGATTCCTGCGCCGTCCACACCAGCCGCAAACCGATCACGGATGCGCCCGACGCGGAACGAATGAGCGCTCCGTGCCGCCACTGGGTCTTCTCTTGGTTCGATCACAGCGAGGCCGCCGGCATTCGTCTTGGTCGCTCGGCTACGCAGAATCGAGACGACACTTTTGCCGCGTCAGCCCATTCGCCCCGCTATGGTGCCGCTAGATCGTCGCGCCATCGGCGGTGCCCTCTTTGAGCAAGAATTTTGATGCGCCGGAAAACGGACTCGTCGGCGCTCGCGCTCACAGTCAACGACCCCGAGAAACGCCACATCGTCTCGGCCAAAAGCCGGACGACGCTCCCCCCGGTCGGTTTTCGAGTTCCGGATGTCGAGCCGTCCGCTGCCTTCGGCGAGGGGGATCTGCGACCGTCGCCGCCAAGGAGACTTTCTAGGGTCCTGAAACTATGACTTGTGACATCTACCGGCGTTACGCAAAGAAGTCGAAGGGCATCACTCCATCTCGCCTAGTCGTCACTCGACTATCGAAAGCGCCATCCGCCCCAAAACCGGCCATCTCCTGCACCATGGACGCAAGTATCTGATCCATCTTTACTGTCGCCGGCAAGACCTGCGCCTTTGCGGCGCCGTCGTTAGCAAGCCCGGTTTCGGAAACGACATCATTCGGTGCAATAGTCATGATGAGCGGCGGGGACTCCAGCACCGGCTGAAGATGGAGGCGCCGCCACTCAGCCAAGGCCGCATGATCGGGCAGAATTCCAGCCGCTGTCTGCCGAAGCGAAGCAACAAGATCGTCGGCTGACATGGCAGGCTGCGGGTCGATGTCCAGCGCCGGCACCTCTTCAGACAATGGCCCCGTTTCAATCTCCGGCTCGACAACCGGTTCTGTGGTCATCGGCTCGGGCGGGAATCTGTCGGTGTCGAAGGTGAGCGGTACCGCGTCGAGGCTCGGCATCAAGGGATAGCGCCCAGCAGACAAGCCGCGCTCGTCATACTGCCCAGCGAAGTCGAAGCGCGGGTCGCCGACCGAGAGATATCCGCCGCTCGAACGCAGTGCGTTCAGCAGGCTCTGATTGGGAGTAGGCACAGCAGGCACGGTCCCGGGCTTGTACGCCAGCGCCGCGTTCCCCAAGGTTCCCGTCGAGCCATTCTCGCGGGTGAATACCGCAGTCGAGAGGAGAATATTCTCTCCGAGCTTCGCGCGACCTTCGCGATGCTGCGCAACAAGACCAATCGACTTGATCCCAAGCTCAGCGAGCGTCTTAAGCTCGCCAGCATCTGTCACGCCATCGAGGTCTGCATCGACCCAGATCTTGAGTTCGCCGAAGCGTGCGTCCTTGGCGTCGATGACCTTGTCGCCGTTATTGTCCAAGGCCGCCAGCGCATCCAGGTCGCTGGCTGCGTTCGGATTTTCGGTACCAAAGCTCAGTTCGGACACATCGTTGATCAGACCGTCATTGTTGCGGTCGATGACGAGAAAGCCGTCGCCCTTGCCGATCCAGCCAGTATCATCGCTGCCGCCGTCGCCGTTCATGTCAAAGCGGGCCTTCGACTTCTTGATCGACTTCATCTCGATGCCGTCGCCGTCGAGATCGAGGATGATCGGCGACAGCAGCCCATATTGGCTGCCCTTGAACGACATGAGATTGGAGACACCAAGCGCGCCGGCGCGGGGATCGACATTACCCTTCTTCGGCCCGATCGCCATCGCGCCGCCGCCGAAGCTGATGCGATAATTCTTGGACTTGCGCTCGAAGCTCTGCGAACGCGCGGCAATGTCGGGGAGCTGGGTCGCCGACGAGAAGTAAGTCAGAGCCGCGTCGATATAGTCCCTGACGACGCCATCGGTGCGGGTATAGCTTCCCTTGTTGATGACGACGACATCGCCAAGTTCCGAAGTGCCGTTGACAGCCGTTCCGATCAGATTGAGGGACCGGACACTGGCGCCCGCCAGCGTGAAGATCTCGCCATCCTCGGCCACGCCGTCGCCGTCGCGGTCGCGCCAGATCCGGAAATCGGCGAACTTCGCGTCAGCCGACGAGAGGATTCCGTCCTTGTTGCTATCGAAAGCCCGCAGGCCAACCAAGTCGGACGTCGCCCCCGGAACGTCATTCACAAAGCTGAACTCGCCCGCATTGGTCAGCTTCCCGTCGCCGTTGCGGTCAAGGAACAGCAGCCCTTCACCGGTGCCCATCCAGCTGGTGTCGTCGGCAAGGCCGTCGCCGTCCATGTCGTAGCGGGCACTGCTCTCAGCGGCGGACAGGGTGGCGACACCGTTGCCGTCGAGATCGAGGATGATCGGCGACGAGATATTCACCGTGACATTATTCTTGAAAACGAGCTGCTCGATTCCGATGAGCTGGTCTGTCCCGTCATTGCCATCGGCGCTCGTCGCATTGTCGACGATCGATACAATCCCTCCTGAGGTCGAGAGCGAGTAGGTCGTGCTGACGCCTGCGAAGATCGCCTTGTCGAACCCGGCCCCGCCGTCGATGATGTCGTTGCCGCGCCCTGCGTTGATCGTGTCGTCGCCGTCACCGCCACGGATCGTGTTTGCGGTAGTCGTGCCGGTCAGCGTGTCATTCCCCGAGCCACCGGTCAGATTTTCGACATTGGTGATCGTGTCGACATCGCCCGCGGCGACGGTCTGCGCCGCCGTAATCGCGAGGCTGACCGTCAGATTGGCGGTCGCGTAGGAATAATCGACGGTATCGGTTCCCCCACTGCCATTGATGGTGTCGTTACCGGCGCCGCCGCTCAAAATGTCATCCCCGGCATCGCCGACGAGACTATCGTTGCCGCCGCCGCCATAGAGCCGGTCGTTGCCGTCACCACCCCACAGGATGTTGGCGGCGGCATTGCCCGTGATGACGTCGTCACCGGCAGCACCCTGAATCCGGGTGATGTTGACGAGATCGACGTTGCTGAAGTCGAGGATGTCGCCGTTCGCCGTCCCCGACACCGTTACGCCGGTGAAACCATTGGCGGTGACCGTCGTAACGCCGATGGTGCTTCCCATGCGGATCGCGTTGTTGGAGCGCAGCGCTTTGACCACCGCAGGCTGGTTC
The DNA window shown above is from Sphingopyxis sp. DBS4 and carries:
- a CDS encoding TrbC/VirB2 family protein gives rise to the protein MSLTKDRGLLAREKVPLLLAVLLLAFVLLAGPAFAGTDTTFDTAFNKFTAFLEGSGGKIITIISLALGLAGMASGRFSLGQIALPVGVGIGVGTGVPIVTSAVTAII
- a CDS encoding putative Ig domain-containing protein, which produces MTASDGTLSVSDSFELEIVSVNDAPTVASALADIDWTSAGALDVALPAGSFADVDGDTLTITARLANGYALPGWLSFDGARFTGTPPAGFTGPIDIEVFANDGLLAVSDIFRLTVSVGAGGNDAPVVLNPIADAAATRGDTIDIAIPANAFGDPDGDALTYSATMADGSALPAWLTFAGGHLTGTIPGGALGDYNIRITASDGSLAASDVFTLKVGMLATGPERTPSQWALFGAGNDRIVGRGSSNGHIGSLGGDDYITVDGWAMSVSAGDGNDIIELMGDSGSVMGDAGADTFIFDGFSLLGGDPSVKWTTITDFQNGVDRIGIVNGTGGIGGFADLAPYMIQVGAHVDIALKGLPVIRVENILLADLDASDFMFGNWLTDGGFGAAPAAGSVPYPTTTVVKTFAQRDQLGNASERVLAYGSGAVTVDAMDGNDHITSDGWNNTIYGGRGNDVIEIFGTSNRIMGGAGYDYFVFDSFMVDFDPWEELWATITDYHDGADKIVFLNGMSGLTSYADLVPIMSQDGDDVRIAIGDRPDIIIEDIDLASLDASDFLFVNQPAVVKALRSNNAIRMGSTIGVTTVTANGFTGVTVSGTANGDILDFSNVDLVNITRIQGAAGDDVITGNAAANILWGGDGNDRLYGGGGNDSLVGDAGDDILSGGAGNDTINGSGGTDTVDYSYATANLTVSLAITAAQTVAAGDVDTITNVENLTGGSGNDTLTGTTTANTIRGGDGDDTINAGRGNDIIDGGAGFDKAIFAGVSTTYSLSTSGGIVSIVDNATSADGNDGTDQLIGIEQLVFKNNVTVNISSPIILDLDGNGVATLSAAESSARYDMDGDGLADDTSWMGTGEGLLFLDRNGDGKLTNAGEFSFVNDVPGATSDLVGLRAFDSNKDGILSSADAKFADFRIWRDRDGDGVAEDGEIFTLAGASVRSLNLIGTAVNGTSELGDVVVINKGSYTRTDGVVRDYIDAALTYFSSATQLPDIAARSQSFERKSKNYRISFGGGAMAIGPKKGNVDPRAGALGVSNLMSFKGSQYGLLSPIILDLDGDGIEMKSIKKSKARFDMNGDGGSDDTGWIGKGDGFLVIDRNNDGLINDVSELSFGTENPNAASDLDALAALDNNGDKVIDAKDARFGELKIWVDADLDGVTDAGELKTLAELGIKSIGLVAQHREGRAKLGENILLSTAVFTRENGSTGTLGNAALAYKPGTVPAVPTPNQSLLNALRSSGGYLSVGDPRFDFAGQYDERGLSAGRYPLMPSLDAVPLTFDTDRFPPEPMTTEPVVEPEIETGPLSEEVPALDIDPQPAMSADDLVASLRQTAAGILPDHAALAEWRRLHLQPVLESPPLIMTIAPNDVVSETGLANDGAAKAQVLPATVKMDQILASMVQEMAGFGADGAFDSRVTTRRDGVMPFDFFA
- the traL gene encoding type IV conjugative transfer system protein TraL, with product MDRYVIPGKLDEPERIGIWTMDEFVAMAGPFFVGILAQHIIWGICFGILGWWVLRKAKAGRAGSWLLHMAYWYLPSGVMGIRAVPPSYLRLMAG
- a CDS encoding lytic transglycosylase domain-containing protein; the encoded protein is MRDAFADTATVVQPYPAGPRLTLIDHRGLFRASPKPPTANLPLRSPIIAYPKAASKCAFRTYRPSPVLSRGADRRRQLLYPLVQRAACEANLPVGLMDALVIQESRYNPTAISPKGAFGLGQLMPGTARQLGVDRYSLDGNLRGAARYLSWQLREFGRVDLALAAYNAGPGRVRRVQRIPRIAETQNYVRNILANWQVIESNHLPLGSAQPSRPPIQAIWFRDFRPRAGSGGSD